One Primulina huaijiensis isolate GDHJ02 chromosome 5, ASM1229523v2, whole genome shotgun sequence DNA segment encodes these proteins:
- the LOC140976981 gene encoding uncharacterized protein isoform X1: MTGSVNEDQEPRENMGREDSRAMTIKFLRARLLSERSVSKTAMQRAEELSKRVMELEEQLKFMSIQRNKAEKAMADILAILENHGISDMPEGFDSNSDQDGTLQDFRTDQPMLRETSTKNEARKNEMGAYYSSEIESSPSTGKSLTWKTTKDSQYSLEKKKQVDSFSRRTSFALNGSSARRTVKSCRRIRRRETRAVEEFQNDGPAKASFSIDVSNSFDGETDALGDSNNLDSGEKPVDNLMLESESGSQKINGRYITVHERDKDMESALQHQAQLIGQYEEEEKAQREWEEKFRESNSCEQFLVSPNNLKPAGMLSSNQTSQCSSCEKTKIQDMKHNYSFSEQSFLRKLSNMLLDSGDPGNHSDVTEERNDIKLPEVADATGMLCPNNQETLGIRFSEDHAPKCLPSLTDAKKEILQDSSKSPESEVSILVSNEKSKPLFISPSSTSSLNLTVVRQETSTNLGSVLEALQQAKSSLQEKLSSLSLVDGGTSNTHDTFKVPTGFHAFPHEVSGGKFFTRPYVDPRMALSNEIFSTAPSSTFTETSYRVPPQRSLSQPRPGIVPPSYNLTNHIGPYTNMVLPSVRNSYPFLPDFTLRLPLKEETMRTSSTSETGLPPVTHLRSYNELYRTYMNT, translated from the exons ATGACTGGTTCTGTGAACGAAGATCAAGAACCGAG GGAAAACATGGGCAGGGAAGACTCCAGGGCAATGACAATTAAATTTCTTCGAGCAAGGTTGTTATCTGAAAGATCTGTCTCCAAAACAGCAATGCAAAGAGCCGAGGAACTGTCCAAGAGA GTAATGGAACTTGAAGAACAACTGAAGTTTATGTCTATTCAAAGAAATAAAGCTGAAAAGGCAATGGCAGATATTCTTGCAATTCTTGAGAACCATGGAATTAGTGACATGCCAGAGGGATTTGATTCAAATTCTGATCAGGATGGAACCCTACAAGATTTCAGGACCGATCAGCCGATGTTAAGAGAAACTTCAACCAAGAATGAAGCAAGAAAAAATGAAATGGGGGCTTATTATAGCTCTGAAATTGAATCTTCACCATCAACCGGTAAAAGCTTGACATGGAAAACTACTAAAGATTCCCAGTATTCTCTTGAAAAGAAGAAACAAGTGGACTCATTTAGTAGAAGAACTAGTTTTGCATTAAATGGTTCTTCAGCGCGGCGGACCGTTAAATCATGTCGCAGGATAAGGCGCAGGGAGACTAG AGCAGTAGAAGAGTTTCAGAATGATGGCCCTGCGAAAGCGTCATTTTCGATAGATGTTTCCAACAGCTTTGATGGTGAGACTGATGCATTAGGGGATAGCAACAATCTTGATAGTGGGGAAAAACCAGTGGATAACCTAATGTTAGAATCAGAGAGTGGAAGCCAAAAAATTAATGGTCGTTACATTACTGTACATGAAAGAGATAAAGACATGGAAAGTGCATTGCAACATCAGGCACAACTCATTGGTCAATATGAAGAGGAGGAGAAGGCCCAAAGAGAATGGGAGGAGAAGTTTAGAGAGAGTAACAGTTGCGAACAG TTTCTCGTTTCACCTAACAATTTGAAACCAGCTGGAATGCTTTCTTCAAACCAGACGTCACAATGTTCTTCTTGTGAAAAAACAAAG ATCCAGGATATGAAACACAATTACAGCTTTAGCGAACAATCGTTTCTCAGAAAATTGTCTAATATGCTTTTG GACTCAGGAGATCCTGGGAACCATTCAGATGTGACTGAAGAACGAAATGATATTAAGCTACCTGAAGTAGCTGATGCCACTGGAATGTTATGTCCAAATAATCAAGAAACCCTCGGTATTCGCTTCAGTGAAGATCATGCTCCCAAATGTTTGCCATCACTCACCGATGCGAAAAAGGAAATCTTGCAGGATTCGTCAAAATCTCCAGAATCAGAAGTTTCAATTCTGGTGTCAAATG AGAAAAGCAAACCATTGTTTATTTCTCCGAGCAGCACTTCATCCCTCAATCTCACAGTTGTGCGACAAGAAACTTCAACTAATTTAGGATCAGTACTGGAGGCACTTCAACAAGCAAAATCATCGCTACAAGAGAAACTCAGTAGCTTGTCACTGGTGGATGGAGGAACTTCGAACACACATGATACTTTCAAAGTTCCCACTGGTTTTCATGCTTTCCCACATGAAGTTTCTGGTGGTAAATTCTTTACTAGGCCTTACGTTGATCCTAGAATGGCTTTATCTAATGAAATATTTTCCACAGCTCCTTCCAGCACTTTTACTGAAACCAGTTACAGAGTTCCTCCTCAGAGGTCCCTCAGTCAGCCAAGACCAGGCATAGTTCCTCCATCTTACAATCTAACTAACCACATTGGTCCTTACACAAATATGGTGCTCCCTTCTGTTAGAAATTCCTACCCGTTTCTTCCTGATTTTACCCTTCGATTACCCTTGAAAGAGGAGACAATGAGAACCTCTTCAACTTCAGAAACTGGACTACCTCCTGTCACACACCTGCGTTCCTACAATGAACTTTATCGGACATACATGAATACGTAG
- the LOC140977582 gene encoding uncharacterized protein yields the protein MALETLPEMFSQFKVSYNMNKLNMSLTELMKELQNAESVLKTKTGDAFVVASAGPSYSKPKGKNGNKKKKPNKKGPQQNEKKVKVDGKSKGKCFHCGEKGHWKRNCQGYLASKKQASGVPSNQKSQ from the exons ATGGCACTTGAGACTCTCCCTGAGATGTTCTCACAGTTTAAAGTTAGCTATAACATGAATAAGCTAAATATGTCCCTGACTGAGCTGATGAAGGAACTCCAAAATGCTGAAAGTGTTCTTAAGACTAAAACTGGTGATGCATTTGTTGTTGCTTCTGCTGGGCCATCTTATTCCAAGCCGAAAGGTAAAAATGGGAATAAAAAGAAGAAGCCCAACAAGAAGGGTCCACAACAAAATGAAAAGAAGGTCAAGGTAGATGGCAAGTCTAAGGGAAAATGTTTCCATTGCGGGGAAAAGGGTCATTGGAAGAGAAACTGCCAAGGATATCTAGCTTCCAAGAAGCAGGCTAGTG GGGTTCCAAGTAACCAGAAGTCTCAATGA
- the LOC140976978 gene encoding uncharacterized protein: MEKEAKKKAFRKYLESSGLLDALTKVLVALYEQDDKPSSAVEFIQQKLGGPTVAEHEKLLSEISDLRRRYDELFASHQEVCREFEEFKHMHVSSHEATEAEVPLELTAKTN, from the exons ATG GAAAAGGAAGCTAAGAAGAAAGCTTTTAGAAAGTACCTGGAGTCCAGTGGACTTCTCGATGCTTTAACAAAAG tTCTTGTTGCACTGTACGAGCAGGACGACAAGCCTTCCTCAGCTGTTGA GTTCATCCAACAAAAGTTAGGTGGTCCGACGGTGGCTGAACACGAAAAGTTGCTGTCTGAAATTTCAGATCTACGAAGGCGATACGACGAGCTTTTTGCTAGTCACCAAGAAGTTTGTCGAGAG TTTGAGGAATTCAAACACATGCATGTGTCCTCCCACGAGGCTACTGAGGCTGAAGTTCCTCTTGAACTAACTGCTAAGACAAACTAA
- the LOC140976980 gene encoding nifU-like protein 4, mitochondrial, with product MKNLGRFVYRAILSSRNNGVLSSKPYNSPFSARGSCMFRRLLSSSSSPCLFDSKSLSSSMHLCQRDYFQGQRRSMFIQTQSTPNPSSLMFYPGKPVMKAGSADFPNARSAMGSPLAKTIFGIDGITRVFFGSDFVTVTKSEDNSWDFLKPQIFAAIMDFYSSGQPLILDSNTAASMDTAIQEDDSETVAMIKELLETRIRPAVQDDGGDIEYVGFDTDTGIVKLRMQGACSGCPSSSVTLKSGIENMLMHYVPEVKGVEQELDAEEEDVALTGAPHE from the exons ATGAAAAATCTCGGAAGATTTGTATATCGAGCGATTCTCTCTAGCAGGAACAATGGCGTGCTATCGTCCAAACCCTACAATTCACCATTTTCAGCTAGAGGATCATGCATGTTTCGTCGCCTGCTctcatcatcttcttctcctTGCTTATTCGATTCAAAATCGTTGAGTTCTTCTATGCATCTCTGCCAACGGGATTATTTCCAAG GGCAGAGGAGGAGTATGTTCATCCAAACACAATCAACTCCTAACCCTTCATCCCTCATGTTCTATCCCGGGAAGCCGGTCATGAAGGCTGGCAGTGCAGACTTCCCCAATGCACGTTCTGCTATGGGTTCACCTCTTGCAAAGACCATATTTGGAATTGATG gAATCACCAGGGTCTTCTTTGGATCAGATTTCGTGACAGTGACCAAGTCAGAGGACAATTCATGGGATTTTCTAAAACCACAAATCTTTGCAGCGATCATGGATTTCTATTCCTCCGGGCAGCCATTGATCCTTGATTCAAATACTGCAGCTTCTATGGACACGGCTATCCAAGAAGATGATTCGGAGACGGTTGCTATGATAAAAGAATTATTAGAGACTCGTATCCGTCCAGCAGTACAAGATGATGGTGGGGATATCGAATATGTTGGTTTTGATACAGACACAGGGATAGTTAAGCTAAGAATGCAAGGAGCTTGCAGTGGATGTCCCAGCTCATCTGTTACATTAAAATCTGGCATTGAGAATATGCTCATGCACTATGTGCCTGAAGTGAAAGGTGTGGAACAGGAGCTTGatgctgaagaagaagatgtAGCATTAACTGGAGCACCGCACGAATAG
- the LOC140976981 gene encoding uncharacterized protein isoform X3, translating to MTGSVNEDQEPRENMGREDSRAMTIKFLRARLLSERSVSKTAMQRAEELSKRVMELEEQLKFMSIQRNKAEKAMADILAILENHGISDMPEGFDSNSDQDGTLQDFRTDQPMLRETSTKNEARKNEMGAYYSSEIESSPSTGKSLTWKTTKDSQYSLEKKKQVDSFSRRTSFALNGSSARRTVKSCRRIRRRETRAVEEFQNDGPAKASFSIDVSNSFDGETDALGDSNNLDSGEKPVDNLMLESESGSQKINGRYITVHERDKDMESALQHQAQLIGQYEEEEKAQREWEEKFRESNSCEQDSGDPGNHSDVTEERNDIKLPEVADATGMLCPNNQETLGIRFSEDHAPKCLPSLTDAKKEILQDSSKSPESEVSILVSNEKSKPLFISPSSTSSLNLTVVRQETSTNLGSVLEALQQAKSSLQEKLSSLSLVDGGTSNTHDTFKVPTGFHAFPHEVSGGKFFTRPYVDPRMALSNEIFSTAPSSTFTETSYRVPPQRSLSQPRPGIVPPSYNLTNHIGPYTNMVLPSVRNSYPFLPDFTLRLPLKEETMRTSSTSETGLPPVTHLRSYNELYRTYMNT from the exons ATGACTGGTTCTGTGAACGAAGATCAAGAACCGAG GGAAAACATGGGCAGGGAAGACTCCAGGGCAATGACAATTAAATTTCTTCGAGCAAGGTTGTTATCTGAAAGATCTGTCTCCAAAACAGCAATGCAAAGAGCCGAGGAACTGTCCAAGAGA GTAATGGAACTTGAAGAACAACTGAAGTTTATGTCTATTCAAAGAAATAAAGCTGAAAAGGCAATGGCAGATATTCTTGCAATTCTTGAGAACCATGGAATTAGTGACATGCCAGAGGGATTTGATTCAAATTCTGATCAGGATGGAACCCTACAAGATTTCAGGACCGATCAGCCGATGTTAAGAGAAACTTCAACCAAGAATGAAGCAAGAAAAAATGAAATGGGGGCTTATTATAGCTCTGAAATTGAATCTTCACCATCAACCGGTAAAAGCTTGACATGGAAAACTACTAAAGATTCCCAGTATTCTCTTGAAAAGAAGAAACAAGTGGACTCATTTAGTAGAAGAACTAGTTTTGCATTAAATGGTTCTTCAGCGCGGCGGACCGTTAAATCATGTCGCAGGATAAGGCGCAGGGAGACTAG AGCAGTAGAAGAGTTTCAGAATGATGGCCCTGCGAAAGCGTCATTTTCGATAGATGTTTCCAACAGCTTTGATGGTGAGACTGATGCATTAGGGGATAGCAACAATCTTGATAGTGGGGAAAAACCAGTGGATAACCTAATGTTAGAATCAGAGAGTGGAAGCCAAAAAATTAATGGTCGTTACATTACTGTACATGAAAGAGATAAAGACATGGAAAGTGCATTGCAACATCAGGCACAACTCATTGGTCAATATGAAGAGGAGGAGAAGGCCCAAAGAGAATGGGAGGAGAAGTTTAGAGAGAGTAACAGTTGCGAACAG GACTCAGGAGATCCTGGGAACCATTCAGATGTGACTGAAGAACGAAATGATATTAAGCTACCTGAAGTAGCTGATGCCACTGGAATGTTATGTCCAAATAATCAAGAAACCCTCGGTATTCGCTTCAGTGAAGATCATGCTCCCAAATGTTTGCCATCACTCACCGATGCGAAAAAGGAAATCTTGCAGGATTCGTCAAAATCTCCAGAATCAGAAGTTTCAATTCTGGTGTCAAATG AGAAAAGCAAACCATTGTTTATTTCTCCGAGCAGCACTTCATCCCTCAATCTCACAGTTGTGCGACAAGAAACTTCAACTAATTTAGGATCAGTACTGGAGGCACTTCAACAAGCAAAATCATCGCTACAAGAGAAACTCAGTAGCTTGTCACTGGTGGATGGAGGAACTTCGAACACACATGATACTTTCAAAGTTCCCACTGGTTTTCATGCTTTCCCACATGAAGTTTCTGGTGGTAAATTCTTTACTAGGCCTTACGTTGATCCTAGAATGGCTTTATCTAATGAAATATTTTCCACAGCTCCTTCCAGCACTTTTACTGAAACCAGTTACAGAGTTCCTCCTCAGAGGTCCCTCAGTCAGCCAAGACCAGGCATAGTTCCTCCATCTTACAATCTAACTAACCACATTGGTCCTTACACAAATATGGTGCTCCCTTCTGTTAGAAATTCCTACCCGTTTCTTCCTGATTTTACCCTTCGATTACCCTTGAAAGAGGAGACAATGAGAACCTCTTCAACTTCAGAAACTGGACTACCTCCTGTCACACACCTGCGTTCCTACAATGAACTTTATCGGACATACATGAATACGTAG
- the LOC140976981 gene encoding uncharacterized protein isoform X2, with amino-acid sequence MTGSVNEDQEPRENMGREDSRAMTIKFLRARLLSERSVSKTAMQRAEELSKRVMELEEQLKFMSIQRNKAEKAMADILAILENHGISDMPEGFDSNSDQDGTLQDFRTDQPMLRETSTKNEARKNEMGAYYSSEIESSPSTGKSLTWKTTKDSQYSLEKKKQVDSFSRRTSFALNGSSARRTVKSCRRIRRRETRAVEEFQNDGPAKASFSIDVSNSFDGETDALGDSNNLDSGEKPVDNLMLESESGSQKINGRYITVHERDKDMESALQHQAQLIGQYEEEEKAQREWEEKFRESNSCEQFLVSPNNLKPAGMLSSNQTSQCSSCEKTKDSGDPGNHSDVTEERNDIKLPEVADATGMLCPNNQETLGIRFSEDHAPKCLPSLTDAKKEILQDSSKSPESEVSILVSNEKSKPLFISPSSTSSLNLTVVRQETSTNLGSVLEALQQAKSSLQEKLSSLSLVDGGTSNTHDTFKVPTGFHAFPHEVSGGKFFTRPYVDPRMALSNEIFSTAPSSTFTETSYRVPPQRSLSQPRPGIVPPSYNLTNHIGPYTNMVLPSVRNSYPFLPDFTLRLPLKEETMRTSSTSETGLPPVTHLRSYNELYRTYMNT; translated from the exons ATGACTGGTTCTGTGAACGAAGATCAAGAACCGAG GGAAAACATGGGCAGGGAAGACTCCAGGGCAATGACAATTAAATTTCTTCGAGCAAGGTTGTTATCTGAAAGATCTGTCTCCAAAACAGCAATGCAAAGAGCCGAGGAACTGTCCAAGAGA GTAATGGAACTTGAAGAACAACTGAAGTTTATGTCTATTCAAAGAAATAAAGCTGAAAAGGCAATGGCAGATATTCTTGCAATTCTTGAGAACCATGGAATTAGTGACATGCCAGAGGGATTTGATTCAAATTCTGATCAGGATGGAACCCTACAAGATTTCAGGACCGATCAGCCGATGTTAAGAGAAACTTCAACCAAGAATGAAGCAAGAAAAAATGAAATGGGGGCTTATTATAGCTCTGAAATTGAATCTTCACCATCAACCGGTAAAAGCTTGACATGGAAAACTACTAAAGATTCCCAGTATTCTCTTGAAAAGAAGAAACAAGTGGACTCATTTAGTAGAAGAACTAGTTTTGCATTAAATGGTTCTTCAGCGCGGCGGACCGTTAAATCATGTCGCAGGATAAGGCGCAGGGAGACTAG AGCAGTAGAAGAGTTTCAGAATGATGGCCCTGCGAAAGCGTCATTTTCGATAGATGTTTCCAACAGCTTTGATGGTGAGACTGATGCATTAGGGGATAGCAACAATCTTGATAGTGGGGAAAAACCAGTGGATAACCTAATGTTAGAATCAGAGAGTGGAAGCCAAAAAATTAATGGTCGTTACATTACTGTACATGAAAGAGATAAAGACATGGAAAGTGCATTGCAACATCAGGCACAACTCATTGGTCAATATGAAGAGGAGGAGAAGGCCCAAAGAGAATGGGAGGAGAAGTTTAGAGAGAGTAACAGTTGCGAACAG TTTCTCGTTTCACCTAACAATTTGAAACCAGCTGGAATGCTTTCTTCAAACCAGACGTCACAATGTTCTTCTTGTGAAAAAACAAAG GACTCAGGAGATCCTGGGAACCATTCAGATGTGACTGAAGAACGAAATGATATTAAGCTACCTGAAGTAGCTGATGCCACTGGAATGTTATGTCCAAATAATCAAGAAACCCTCGGTATTCGCTTCAGTGAAGATCATGCTCCCAAATGTTTGCCATCACTCACCGATGCGAAAAAGGAAATCTTGCAGGATTCGTCAAAATCTCCAGAATCAGAAGTTTCAATTCTGGTGTCAAATG AGAAAAGCAAACCATTGTTTATTTCTCCGAGCAGCACTTCATCCCTCAATCTCACAGTTGTGCGACAAGAAACTTCAACTAATTTAGGATCAGTACTGGAGGCACTTCAACAAGCAAAATCATCGCTACAAGAGAAACTCAGTAGCTTGTCACTGGTGGATGGAGGAACTTCGAACACACATGATACTTTCAAAGTTCCCACTGGTTTTCATGCTTTCCCACATGAAGTTTCTGGTGGTAAATTCTTTACTAGGCCTTACGTTGATCCTAGAATGGCTTTATCTAATGAAATATTTTCCACAGCTCCTTCCAGCACTTTTACTGAAACCAGTTACAGAGTTCCTCCTCAGAGGTCCCTCAGTCAGCCAAGACCAGGCATAGTTCCTCCATCTTACAATCTAACTAACCACATTGGTCCTTACACAAATATGGTGCTCCCTTCTGTTAGAAATTCCTACCCGTTTCTTCCTGATTTTACCCTTCGATTACCCTTGAAAGAGGAGACAATGAGAACCTCTTCAACTTCAGAAACTGGACTACCTCCTGTCACACACCTGCGTTCCTACAATGAACTTTATCGGACATACATGAATACGTAG
- the LOC140976979 gene encoding uncharacterized protein has product MATSGEGEATAAAANTSGAGGKFRKIPFRRGHGPTTPYDRPPASVRGINSHNNGSNNSGSLFTKLVVDPASKLINYGAHRFFGSVFRKPLPPTPPQPTEVSGDLIDEPHAVVSNDQSGAQKSEAGEFTQPLNSSSSSGISELEHLLKQKTFSRSEVDHLIELLQSRAVESSFRIESQRTEKVVSDSGRHPIASGPLKENLYEGDRSHGVMSTPVINSKVIEDDLTSPTELAKAYMGSRPSKISPSMLGTRSLSENGFVTPKSRGRPAIYSMGRSPYSTVHPHSVQKGFRLSNNGNTGPSMPSYHSPVEQSGKFESKPLAFKRKNSVLDDDLGFVGPIRRIRQKPNLLASKTSVTASGTESGFDSVLVSSKQKLPLIVKPKSSVSKTVGENQDDSNPSASYTHVPSRSSEVAARILQHLEKLTPKEKSPESKLVKLRDKSPLRLTPSMLDGQAVKIKEDVVSPQYLLNFQDGQKMEDTSTATLPGAWDSTVQKSGNAEQTSTESSVMRAELLNAVMKNDIVESLKAPEPGSKTVHSIVKNGVVAQPPLEERAFRMGAQEDDGVNCYEAASGPLAEGKRPNETRFVDNDASITKEPILLKANNQPKAMIPLGHISNKTTESGTLGGHMIGLGNGGTVLPPLSAAIQSEFNPHSVDLFGKLKGTKDLPPLSPFSSRTVDELPPLPSGSSNEMTVLKLENSSSLVDVLPSATGSQFVIPKSDQSGPLHPLKAGDANGKAQTVPSSALNGPLVLSTPAASLTAVSSCAANQIATAKSSLFNPTTSIASFGSAGNGASSSAAISGSLFGSIVAPSVLGGPVATFGAFVDPSTTVSAAQAANDSALVDLKTKAEKEPNISCSSGKHSAVAFIAAANSGSVASGLDISVSYSSAHDLQRSPFAGANRFLVSGVETVSQSTSTQSVSFVLVPSSYMNSSISFGTSSSSSQFAAQHQTFSFNSSASFSDSVAVTSSSEPAKSLFRLGGSSVMTSVPNTTSSFSSCASGIFKFGASSSAPSSVPNTASSFSSGASDIFKLGASSSAPSLARNFLSSNTAPSNVFGSTSPFTGFSFGASSATFAPMSATSSVFNSSSPNFSFAANSPAMSSLPPNITQPMFGNEPSSSAASPGNGDQMNTDDSMAEDPVQYSAPSIPQFGQPAVSPSPSGFMFESTAASPANPFLFGGQQNQVTSQNPSPFQGSGGSFSLGSGGGDKSTRKFIKVNRNKNRKK; this is encoded by the exons ATGGCGACATCAGGCGAAGGCGAAGCCACGGCCGCCGCCGCCAACACTTCCGGTGCTGGGGGTAAGTTTCGTAAAATTCCTTTTCGTAGAGGGCACGGCCCAACGACGCCTTACGATCGGCCCCCTGCATCTGTGCGAGGCATAAACAGTCATAACAATGGTAGCAACAATAGTGGTAGCCTGTTCACGAAGCTTGTGGTGGACCCTGCATCCAAGCTTATAAACTACGGTGCGCACCGCTTCTTCGGCTCCGTTTTCCGCAAGCCCCTTCCTCCCACGCCTCCACAGCCTACAG AGGTAAGTGGTGACTTGATTGACGAGCCTCATGCGGTAGTTTCTAAT GATCAAAGTGGTGCACAAAAGTCTGAAGCTGGTGAATTCACCCAGCCGTTAAATAGTTCAAGTAGCAGTGGGATCTCTGAACTTGAGCATTTGCTGAAGCAGAAGACATTCAGCAG GTCTGAGGTTGACCATTTGATAGAACTATTGCAATCAAGGGCTGTAGAATCTTCTTTCAGAATTGAAAGCCAAAGAACTGAGAAGGTGGTATCAGATTCTGGAAGGCATCCAATTGCCAGTGGTCCATTGAAAGAAAACCTATATGAGGGGGATAGATCACATGGAGTTATGTCAACTCCTGTTATCAATTCTAAA GTCATTGAAGATGATTTGACGTCCCCTACTGAATTAGCAAAAGCTTACATGGGCAGTAGACCTTCCAAAATATCACCGTCAATGTTAGGGACGCGAAGTTTATCTG AAAATGGTTTTGTAACGCCAAAGTCTCGAGGGAGACCGGCTATTTACAGCATGGGCCGCTCCCCATATTCCACAGTTCATCCACATTCTGTCCAAAAG GGATTTCGATTAAGTAATAATGGTAATACTGGGCCATCAATGCCATCATATCATTCGCCAGTGGAGCAGAGTGGAAAATTTGAGTCTAAACCTTTG GCCTTCAAGCGGAAGAATTCAGTGTTAGATGACGATCTTGGATTTGTTGGTCCCATTCGGAGAATCAGACAGAAACCCAACCTATTAGCTTCTAAAACTTCTGTTACTGCCAGTGGAACGGAAAGTGGTTTTGATTCTGTGCTCGTGTCTTCAAAACAGAAGCTCCCATTAATTGTTAAACCAAAGAGTAGTGTCTCAAAAACTGTTGGGGAGAATCAGGATGACAGCAACCCGAGTGCGAGTTATACCCATGTCCCTTCCAGATCCAGTGAGGTGGCTGCTAGAATTTTGCAGCATCTTGAAAAGTTGACTCCAAAGGAAAAGTCACCAGAGTCCAAGTTAGTTAAGTTGCGGGATAAATCCCCTCTTAGATTGACACCCAGTATGCTTGACGGACAAGCTGTAAAGATCAAGGAGGATGTTGTTTCCCCGCAGTATCTCCTGAATTTTCAAGATGGACAAAAAATGGAGGATACGTCCACTGCAACTCTACCTGGTGCTTGGGATTCTACGGTTCAAAAGTCTGGAAACGCAGAACAAACTTCCACTGAAAGTTCTGTTATGCGTGCTGAACTGTTGAATGCTGTAATGAAGAATGATATTGTGGAGTCCTTAAAAGCTCCTGAGCCTGGTAGTAAAACCGTTCATTCTATTGTTAAAAATGGGGTGGTAGCTCAACCTCCTCTTGAGGAGAGAGCTTTTAGGATGGGTGCGCAAGAG GATGATGGTGTAAATTGTTATGAGGCTGCATCTGGACCATTAGCTGAAGGAAAAAGACCAAATGAAACTCGTTTTGTTGACAATGATGCCTCAATTACGAAAGAACCCATACTTCTGAAAGCTAATAATCAACCAAAAGCTATGATACCTTTAGGTCATATTTCAAACAAAACAACTGAAAGTGGTACTCTTGGTGGGCACATGATTGGACTAGGAAATGGTGGCACCGTTTTACCTCCTTTAAGTGCAGCTATCCAATCTGAATTTAATCCTCATTCAGTTGATTTGTTTGGCAAACTAAAGGGAACCAAGGATTTGCCTCCCTTGTCTCCTTTTAGCTCTAGAACCGTTGATGAGTTGCCCCCCTTGCCTTCTGGATCAAGCAACGAAATGACAGTATTGAAATTGGAAAACTCCAGCAG CCTGGTTGATGTTCTCCCTTCTGCAACTGGCTCACAGTTTGTAATTCCGAAGTCAGATCAAAGTGGTCCTCTGCATCCGCTGAAAGCTGGAGATGCAAATGGAAAAGCACAAACTGTACCATCCTCTGCATTGAATGGGCCACTTGTTTTAAGTACCCCTGCAGCGTCATTGACTGCAGTTTCTTCTTGTGCTGCCAATCAAATAGCCACAGCTAAATCTAGTTTGTTTAACCCTACGACCAGCATTGCAAGCTTTGGCTCTGCTGGAAATGGCGCTAGCTCTTCAGCCGCTATCAGTGGCAGCCTTTTTGGGTCAATTGTGGCACCTTCAGTGTTAGGTGGACCTGTTGCCACTTTTGGTGCCTTTGTAGATCCAAGCACTACAGTTTCAGCAGCACAAGCTGCCAATGATTCAGCATTAGTTGATTTGAAAACCAAAGCTGAGAAAGAACCAAATATCAGCTGCTCAAGTGGAAAGCATTCTGCTGTTGCCTTTATCGCTGCTGCCAACTCTGGAAGTGTCGCTTCAGGACTTGATATTTCAGTCAGTTATTCAAGTGCGCATGATCTTCAACGTTCTCCTTTTGCTGGTGCCAATAGATTTTTGGTGTCTGGTGTTGAAACTGTTTCACAAAGCACATCAACTCAATCTGTTTCATTTGTATTAGTACCATCCTCATATATGAATAGCAGCATTTCTTTTGGCACTTCCTCATCCAGTTCTCAGTTTGCTGCTCAACACCAAACTTTTAGCTTTAATTCATCAGCCTCTTTCTCAGATTCCGTTGCTGTTACTTCCAGTAGTGAGCCAGCAAAGAGTCTATTCAGACTAGGTGGGAGTTCTGTTATGACTTCAGTCCCTAATACCACTAGCTCTTTCAGCAGTTGTGCTTCTGGGATATTTAAGTTTGGTGCTAGCTCTTCGGCTCCCTCTTCAGTCCCTAACACTGCTAGCTCTTTCAGCAGTGGTGCTTCTGATATATTTAAGTTAGGTGCTAGCTCTTCGGCTCCCTCTTTAGCTCGTAACTTCTTAAGCTCCAATACCGCCCCTTCTAATGTATTTGGTTCTACTTCTCCATTTACGGGATTTTCATTTGGTGCATCTTCAGCTACCTTTGCTCCTATGAGTGCTACTTCGTCAGTTTTTAATTCATCCAGTCCCAATTTTTCATTTGCTGCTAATTCTCCAGCCATGTCTTCACTGCCTCCGAATATTACGCAACCAATGTTTGGAAACGAACCTTCTAGTTCTGCAGCTTCTCCAGGAAATGGTGACCAAATGAATACAGACGATAGCATGGCCGAGGATCCGGTGCAGTATTCTGCCCCTTCTATTCCCCAATTTGGTCAACCAGCTGTCTCCCCATCTCCCTCCGGCTTCATGTTTGAATCAACAGCTGCATCACCAGCGAATCCCTTCTTATTTGGCGGACAACAAAATCAAGTTACTTCACAGAACCCATCCCCATTTCAGGGATCGGGTGGCAGTTTCTCATTGGGCAGCGGTGGTGGTGACAAGTCAACTCGAAAGTTTATAAAAGTAAATAGAAATAAGAACAGGAAGAAGTGA